The region GAATACATATTGAAGGAAAACGGTCTTTCATTAAATTGAAAAATGTAATAATGTTTTAAAAATAGAATTCAATTCTGGAAAAAATTAGAAAGAAACCTTCTTATGAGGTTTAGAGAGATAAAAGTATAAAAACAGACCTGTTATTCAATTATCGAAAAATGAGGTATAGAACCACCAAATACAACAGTTTCCTGATAATCAAACAAACAGGTCGTTTTATTTAATAAACCGGATAACAACAAATCGGAACTGATGATTGAACCACCAAATGCACCAGTATCTAAAATGAAATTCCCAGGCTATATCATAGAGCATATCAAATGATGGGCAACTGAGCTTTATTCAAAATTCAATACCCTACCAACTCGATAGACAAATATAAAATATAATAGAGGCGCATTGCAAGCCTTTTTATATCTTTTCGAGGAGATTACCTAAATCGATTATTTATTAAAAATTAAAAGCCTTTACCAAAATAGGTACCCCCTATCTGGTAAAGGCATTTCAATATTATTTAATTAGCAGTTAAAGTTTTTCCTGTGATTTAACCAATTTCTTTAATCTCCATTTAAAAAAGCTGAAATAAATACTTGGCAATACAATCGGAATTAGAAACAAGCAAGTCAGCAAACCTCCTATAATTACTGTTGCCAATGGCCTCTGAATATCTGATCCGATACCATTGCTTGAAGCTGCAGGAAGTAATCCTATCAGAGCCACAGTAATCATCATCAGAATTGGTTTTATCTGAACAAGTGAAATTGAAATTATTCTTATCCTAAGTTCTTTCAGGTCAGTATATCGGGAAGGCGAATCCTTTAGCTCCCTGTTATAAGCAGAGACAAGTAATACTCCTGCCATAATTGCTACACCAAATAATGATACAAAACCTACGCCTGCTGATACATTAAAATAATAACCTCTCACCCAGAGAGCTGCAAGACCACCAAGTATTCCAATTGGCAGGCAAAGAATTGTTATCAGCATACTGATTGCATCCTTATATAGAATAAACAGCAACAGACTTATCAGCAGCAGGGTAAATGGAATTGTGTATGATAATTGATTTGTAACCCTGTCGAGGTTTTCAAATTGGCCACCCAATGCAGTTTTGAACTTCCTGGGCAGCTTCATTGCTTTTAATTTTTTTGCTACCTCTTTGGCAAAGCCTCCCTGATCTCTTCCTCTTATATTCGCTCTTACAGTTATAATCCTTTTGCCTTCAACCCTGTAGATATTTGTTTGGCCATCAACCATGCGGATATCTGCCAGTTCGCTCATAGGTATCTGACTCCCGGTAATAGAAGGTACCAACATTTTCTTTACATCCTCTATAGAGCTTCTGCTTTCTGGCAGGAATCTGATTACAAGATCAAATCTTTTGGTCCCTTCATAAACAGTACTTATTGTTTTACCCCCGATTGCGGCTTCGATCATGAGCTGAATATCGCTCACATTGATGCCATATCTTGCTGCATTCTCTCTGTTAATATTCACGACGATCTGTCCTTGTGGCCCTTCCTGCTCTATACCTACATCGCTGGCACCTGGTATTTTTTCTATAATTCCTTTTACTCTGTCTCCTACGCTTCTGATCTCCGTAAGATTTTCTCCAGCAATGGTCACCGCAAGGTCGGCTGCACTGCCGTTAACCACTTCAGTCACCTGATCGATAATAGGCTGACCGAATGCAAAATAAGCTCCCGGAAATGCTGCCTTAAGTTCATTCTTTAGCTGTAAAACAAGTTCAGCTTTTGAAGTATCATTAACCCATTCGTTATAGGGATTAAGATTCATAAGAATTTCAGTCCTATTGGCACCGAAGGGATCTGTACCTTCATCGTTTCTCCCTGTTTGAGTAAGAATGCTTTTAACCTGCTTGTGTTTTGCAATAATTCTTCTTATCTCAGGAGCCAGCCTAGCGCTTTTATGAATTGAGATTCCGCTGGGCAGATTACATCTGAAGAAAATAGATCCTTCATCAAGAGGAGGCAAGAATTCAGTACCTGTGCGAACTGCAAGAACACCGATGGCAGCAATAATCAGGAAGATTAAAAAAAATCCAAAATTGGGAATACGCATTGTTCTTATGAGCGTTAATTCATAAGGATTAATTTTCTTAAGGGGGCTAATCGCCTTTCTTCCAATTTCTGCTGCAGATGAAAAAATATTTTTTCTGGTGTTATAAAAGCCATTTCCGACTTCTTCAAATTTCTTTTTATAAATAAATGAGATAAGCACAGGCACCACTGTAATCGAACAGATAAATGAGCCTAGTATGGCAAATGAAATAGTGAAGGCCATTGGAGAAAAAAGCTTCCCTTCTATTCTTTGCATTGCAAATAAAGGTGTGTATGCTATTATAATGATAGCCACTGAAAAGAATAACTCCTTTCCGATCTCCTGGGCAGAATGGGTTGTAAAATTATAAATCCCACCTTTTCTTTCTCCTACAGGGGCCGATTTAATAGACCTCACCAAGTGCTCCACCATAATACATGCTCCGTCAACAATAATTCCAAAGTCAATTGCACCAAGAGAAAGAAGGTTAGCCGGAATGCCAGTTATTTTCATCATAATAAATGAAAATAATAGTGCCACAGGAATAGTAATAGCTACAACCAAAGCAGAGCTAAAGCTGCCCAGGAATAATACCAGGATAATTACAACTATAGTGATTCCTTCAATTAGAGTATGAGATACCGTCTCAAGTGTAAAATCTATCAGATTGGATCTGTCATAGATCACATGAATCTCAACTCCTTCTGGCAAATCATTACTGATTACCTCATTGAGTTTTTCCTTAAGCCTTTTCAAGGTTTCTTTGGTATCTTCTCCCCTCTTTAATAATACTATGCCTTCCGTACCAGAATTTTCACGTATCCCTTCTGCAGGAATTGAGTAACCTAGTATACCGGACGGATAAGGGGGGCCAATCTCGATACTTGCAACATCTTCCAGAAATACCGGAACACCTCCGGAAGATGAAATTACTATTTTCTTGAGATCATGAACATTCGTAACAGCACCAATACCTCTGACAGCAAAGCCTTGTTCACCTCGTTCAATTATATTACCTCCTGTATTCAGGTT is a window of Sporocytophaga myxococcoides DSM 11118 DNA encoding:
- a CDS encoding efflux RND transporter permease subunit, with protein sequence MISKLIAFSIKNRWVPIAGVLAIIVGGIYVYTILRIEAYPDISDTNVVIITQYQGRAAEEVEQQVTMPIERSLNSVPGVIFRRSRTIFGLSVVQLTFDDNVEDFFARQYVSEKLKNAELPPGVTPELGPLSSPTGEILRYVVRGNENYTPMDLKTLNDWVIIPKLLQTVGIADISSFGGPLKQYQVLTSPERLKKYNLTLKDLISSVEDNNLNTGGNIIERGEQGFAVRGIGAVTNVHDLKKIVISSSGGVPVFLEDVASIEIGPPYPSGILGYSIPAEGIRENSGTEGIVLLKRGEDTKETLKRLKEKLNEVISNDLPEGVEIHVIYDRSNLIDFTLETVSHTLIEGITIVVIILVLFLGSFSSALVVAITIPVALLFSFIMMKITGIPANLLSLGAIDFGIIVDGACIMVEHLVRSIKSAPVGERKGGIYNFTTHSAQEIGKELFFSVAIIIIAYTPLFAMQRIEGKLFSPMAFTISFAILGSFICSITVVPVLISFIYKKKFEEVGNGFYNTRKNIFSSAAEIGRKAISPLKKINPYELTLIRTMRIPNFGFFLIFLIIAAIGVLAVRTGTEFLPPLDEGSIFFRCNLPSGISIHKSARLAPEIRRIIAKHKQVKSILTQTGRNDEGTDPFGANRTEILMNLNPYNEWVNDTSKAELVLQLKNELKAAFPGAYFAFGQPIIDQVTEVVNGSAADLAVTIAGENLTEIRSVGDRVKGIIEKIPGASDVGIEQEGPQGQIVVNINRENAARYGINVSDIQLMIEAAIGGKTISTVYEGTKRFDLVIRFLPESRSSIEDVKKMLVPSITGSQIPMSELADIRMVDGQTNIYRVEGKRIITVRANIRGRDQGGFAKEVAKKLKAMKLPRKFKTALGGQFENLDRVTNQLSYTIPFTLLLISLLLFILYKDAISMLITILCLPIGILGGLAALWVRGYYFNVSAGVGFVSLFGVAIMAGVLLVSAYNRELKDSPSRYTDLKELRIRIISISLVQIKPILMMITVALIGLLPAASSNGIGSDIQRPLATVIIGGLLTCLFLIPIVLPSIYFSFFKWRLKKLVKSQEKL